Proteins encoded by one window of Glycine soja cultivar W05 chromosome 15, ASM419377v2, whole genome shotgun sequence:
- the LOC114388008 gene encoding zinc finger BED domain-containing protein RICESLEEPER 1-like, translating to MEISNDSGTKKPKRLTSVVWNHFERIRKADICYAVCVHCNKKLSGSSNSGTTHLRNHLMRCLKRSNFDVSQLLAAKRRKKDNTISLANIGFDEGQRKEEYIKPTIIKFEPEHKKDEIINFGSSKFDQERSQLDLARMTILHGYPLSLVEQVGFKVFVKNLQPLFEFMPNSDVEISCIDIYRREKEKVFDMINRLHGRINLSIEMWSSTENSLYLCLSAHYIDEEWTLQKKILNFVTLDSSHTEDLLPEVIIKCLNEWDIDHKLFAVTLDDCSIDDDITLRIKERVSEKRPFLSTRQLLDVRSAAHLVNSIAQDAMDALHEVIQKIRESIRYIRSSQVVQGKFNEIAQRARINTQKFLFLDFPVQWKSTYLMLETALEYRSAFSLFQEHDPSYSASLTDEEWEWASSVTGYLKLLVEITNVFSGNKFPTANIYFPEICDVHMQLIDWCRSSDDFLSPMALKMKAKFDRYWSKCSLALAVAAVLDPRFKMKLVEYYYSLIYGSTALERIKEVSDGIKELFNAYSICSTMIDQGSALPGSSLPSTCGSRDRLKGFDRFLHETSQSQSIISDLDKYLEEPIFPRNSDFNILNWWKVHMPRYPILSMMARDVLGTPMSTLAPELAFSTGGRVLDSSRSSLNPDTREALICTQDWLQNESGNLNPSPIHSALPLLIE from the exons ATGGAAATATCAAATGATTCAGGTACTAAGAAACCTAAAAGGCTGACATCTGTTGTCTGGAATCACTTTGAAAGGATTAGAAAGGCGGACATCTGCTATGCTGTTTGTGTGCATTGTAACAAGAAACTTAGTGGATCAAGTAACAGTGGAACTACTCATCTGAGAAATCACTTGATGCGGTGTCTGAAAAGATCAAACTTTGACGTGTCTCAACTACTTGCagcaaagagaaggaaaaaagataaTACCATCAGCCTAGCAAACATTGGATTTGATGAAGGTCAGAGGAAAGAAGAATATATAAAGCCAACAATCATCAAGTTTGAACCAGAGCATAAGAAAGATGAAATCATTAACTTTGGAAGTAGTAAATTTGATCAGGAAAGGAGTCAACTTGATCTTGCGCGCATGACCATATTACATGGATACCCACTGAGCTTGGTTGAACAAGTAGGATTCAAGGTCTTTGTGAAGAACCTCCAGCCTCTCTTTGAGTTCATGCCAAACAGTGATGTAGAGATTTCTTGTATCGATATCTACaggagggagaaagagaaagtgTTTGATATGATAAACAGACTACATGGTAGGATTAATCTATCTATTGAAATGTGGTCTTCAACAGAAAATTCCTTGTATTTGTGTTTATCTGCTCATTATATTGATGAGGAATGGACATTACAAAAGAAAATCCTTAACTTCGTCACACTTGATTCTTCTCATACTGAAGACTTACTTCCAGAAGTGATTATCAAATGTCTCAATGAATGGGATATTGACCACAAGCTTTTTGCCGTGACACTTGATGATTGTTCCATCGATGATGACATCACTCTTAGAATCAAGGAGCGAGTTTCCGAGAAAAGGCCTTTTTTAAGTACTCGGCAATTACTTGATGTACGCTCTGCAGCACATCTCGTAAATTCCATTGCTCAAGATGCCATGGATGCATTACATGAGGTGATCCAAAAGATTCGAGAGAGCATCAGATATATTAGAAGTTCACAAGTAGTGCAAggaaaatttaatgaaattgcTCAACGTGCTAGGATTAACACTCAAAAGTTCTTATTTCTTGATTTTCCAGTTCAGTGGAAGTCTACATATCTCATGCTTGAAACTGCACTAGAATACAGGAGTGCCTTTTCTCTCTTCCAAGAACACGATCCCTCCTATTCAGCAAGTCTAACTGACGAAGAGTGGGAATGGGCTAGTTCTGTTACTGGCTACTTAAAACTTTTAGTTGAAATTACGAATGTATTTTCAGGCAACAAATTTCCTACAGCGAATATATACTTCCCTGAGATTTGTGATGTCCATATGCAATTAATTGACTGGTGCAGAAGTTCAGATGATTTTCTTAGTCCCATGGCTTTGAAGATGAAGGCTAAATTTGACAGGTACTGGAGCAAGTGCAGTTTAGCTTTAGCTGTAGCCGCAGTCCTAGATCCTAGGTTTAAAATGAAGTTGGTCGAGTACTACTACTCTCTAATTTATGGCAGCACTGCTCTGGAGCGTATCAAGGAAGTTTCTGATGGTATCAAAGAACTTTTTAATGCGTATTCTATCTGTTCAACTATGATTGATCAAGGCTCAGCCTTGCCTGGCAGCAGTTTACCTAGTACTTGTGGTTCCAGAGATAGGCTAAAAGGCTTTGACAGATTCCTTCATGAGACATCACAGAGTCAGTCTATCATATCAGACTTAGACAAGTACTTAGAAGAACCAATCTTTCCACGCAATTCCGATTTTAACATATTGAACTGGTGGAAAGTCCACATGCCAAGGTACCCAATTTTGTCTATGATGGCACGTGATGTTCTTGGGACTCCAATGTCAACTCTGGCGCCAGAATTGGCATTTAGCACTGGGGGCAGAGTGCTAGATTCTTCTCGTAGTTCACTAAACCCGGACACGCGAGAGGCTTTGATATGCACCCAAGATTGGCTCCAAAATGAATCTGGAA ATCTAAATCCATCTCCAATCCATTCTGCTCTACCTCTTCTCATCGAATGA